Below is a window of Lacrimispora xylanolytica DNA.
GGGAGTGCCGTAAGAAACATTTTGAACGGTTCCATCCTTTTCGATGTAATCCATGAGATGCTTCGTTCCAAGTTCAATCAGCTCCTGGTATTCTTCTCTTTTTAAAATACCCAGCCTTACTCCCTTCATAATACCATAAAGGAAGGCTGCACTGCAGGATAATTCTAAATAGGAAGATTCATCATTTATAATGGTATGCCACAAGCCGTTTTCAGGGTCTGCGTATCTCTTCAGTGCTTTCACCTGATTTTCATAAACACTTAAGAAATACCGTTTTATCCCTTCATCGAGGTCAATGTCTTCTAAAAGCTCCATAATAACAATGGTGTACCAGCAGTTTCCTCTTCCCCACAGTACCTTTCCATAATTGTCATTTCTCTGAAAGTTAAAGCCATGGTAAAACAGCCCTTCTTCTTTATTTAACAGATATTTGATGTGAGAGAGAATCTGATAGTTGGCTTCGTCCAGATAATCCTTTCTCTCAAGAAGCTTTCCAGCTCTGGTAAGAAAGAGAACTGTCATGAAAAGGGTGTCAATGAGGATCTCATGATCATTGGCACTTCCCGTGATCATATGCTGAAAGCATCCATCTCCGGTACGAATCAGTTTTTTATCCTTCATGATCCAGTCAGACCAGTCCTTAATGAACGCAAGGTATTCCGGCTTTCTTGTTTTTTCGTAGAGATAGGTCAGGGTAAGCATGGGAGAGGTGGTATTAACATTTCTCTCTAATATGCCCTCCTTGATGCGGCTGTCGTACCAGTTTTCTATATAATCCAGAATTTCTTTTTTCTGGCTGACCTCATAGTATTTATAAAGTCCGAAAATCCCGACTCCCTGGGGCCATTCCCAGCAGTTAAAATCAATGAGGCTGATAGGATAAACTTCCTTCATCCCGTTATTTTTAAGAGCCATCATTTTTTCCGAAACCAGGTTCAGTTTCTCTTCCATGGTTTTTATATCAATCAATTTACTCTCTCCTTCCATGTGATTCTGCCTTCTACGGTTTCCGGATACTGATAGACAGGAACTCCATTCACCTTTAATATGTTTTCCATGTCAAGAAGATATTCTCTTCCTGTCTCATCCTTAACCCGAGTACTCTCCCCGTCCATGGTGATTGTTACGTTTCTAAATGCAGCTAAGACTTCTTCCAGACTTCCGTATTCCTTTATGCTTCCTACCCGGACCACCCAGACATTATCCCGTCCCTGACTGATAAACTCTCTGAACTGATTAGGGCCCTGCTCCTGTATGGTAAGTCCATTTAAGGCTTTTACTGCCACATACGCTCCGTCCTTTTCCAGTACCAGAATTCCGTCCTCGCCCTGATATCTGGAAAATGAATTGATTGGGATATAGGCATGAGTATAACCAATCCGCTCTTCTTCTCCAATGTGGTACCTTAGGACTGCCGTATTCTCATATTGAGCCCCAAGGGGAAGAACGCCGTTGCCTGCCCAGAAATTAGGTCTTCCGCTTCCATATGGAAAGGACTCTCCAGGGTGATTGATAAAGAGCTGGGCAGTTTCATCTAAGGTAGCCTGCAAAATGTGCTCCTGATATCCTTTTTGAAATGGTTTAAAGCCAATGGCAGTGGATAAAAGAACTTTGCTGTTCTTATATAGATAGAGATTTACGTGGTTTTCAAATCCCTGTGTATTCTGAAAAATCATTTCCTCCTCTTCCTCAAGTGTCAGGTACTTTTGGTACTCCTTTGGAGGCTGATACTCTCCAAGCACCAATGGGAGGTATCCGATGCAGGCTCTGTTTAAATAACCTGCATTGTATGCAACATAGAGCAGTGATGTGGTGCCTGCATTGTAATTTCCCTTCATCTCTTTTTCGTAGCTGCGGCCAAAGCTTGTCATAACAGCTCCCTTATGAGCATTGACTGCCAGGGAATAAAAGATCATGTTTAATGCTTTTTCTGCCTTCTGATGAAGGGGGTCTTTCTCATCCGTCAGATTATAAAGGGTACCAATTCCCAATACATCAACTGGGATATAGGCGTTGGAATTCCACTCCGTAATAAATTCCCGGAAAAAGTCATCAAACCAGTGGTGGAGGAGCTCTTCTCCCCGGGCCTTAACCTCAGTCCCTACACGTCCGCTGTTGGTAAAGGTCCTGTCAGGAAGGTAGGTGCCTGCC
It encodes the following:
- a CDS encoding glycoside hydrolase family 88/105 protein; the protein is MIDIKTMEEKLNLVSEKMMALKNNGMKEVYPISLIDFNCWEWPQGVGIFGLYKYYEVSQKKEILDYIENWYDSRIKEGILERNVNTTSPMLTLTYLYEKTRKPEYLAFIKDWSDWIMKDKKLIRTGDGCFQHMITGSANDHEILIDTLFMTVLFLTRAGKLLERKDYLDEANYQILSHIKYLLNKEEGLFYHGFNFQRNDNYGKVLWGRGNCWYTIVIMELLEDIDLDEGIKRYFLSVYENQVKALKRYADPENGLWHTIINDESSYLELSCSAAFLYGIMKGVRLGILKREEYQELIELGTKHLMDYIEKDGTVQNVSYGTPIGLDGEFYKTIPCCPMTYGQALMILVLQEAMLPYWH